One Nocardia iowensis DNA window includes the following coding sequences:
- a CDS encoding MmgE/PrpD family protein yields MQRLAAFAAAARDHGVGAELRADAARRVLDVLGNSFAALSTPAAAAVRVLVTEWGGRPRATALGLGERYPEPSAALLGGTLAHAMDFDDTHLPSVLHPSASVVPAALAVAEAHGAGGAALLDAIAVGVEITVRVGMAGYNDDLGNSVFFERGLHATAICGTLGGAAAAAMLSGLDAAGIADAIGIAASMGSGLLEANRTGGTVKRVHCGWAAHAAVTAAALARAGLTGPPTVFEGRFGLLQAFCGDQAHVGAIVDGLGTEWELPNVFFKPYPCNHFTHAGIDAALRLRKRGVRADDIAALELGAPTAALRTIGEPAAAKARPESGYHAAFSGPYTVASALLGGGGLGLFHEDFTDQSARDPARLALAARVRCVPDTRCDEIFPHQFPAVLTASLHDGHTLTERIDVNRGGPANPLSADELATKFRLNTESLLTPTQAADVSDGVYRLANTDDLTTLLKLLHGPRYKGSTSVRGGARLPGSGAGRE; encoded by the coding sequence GTGCAGCGACTTGCGGCGTTCGCGGCGGCGGCTCGCGATCACGGCGTCGGCGCGGAACTTCGGGCGGATGCCGCGCGCCGGGTACTCGATGTACTCGGCAACAGTTTTGCCGCGCTGTCGACACCGGCGGCAGCGGCCGTGCGGGTGCTGGTGACGGAGTGGGGTGGTCGGCCGAGGGCGACCGCACTCGGACTCGGCGAGCGCTACCCGGAGCCCAGCGCCGCACTACTGGGCGGAACGCTCGCGCACGCCATGGATTTCGACGACACGCATCTGCCGTCGGTGCTGCATCCGTCGGCGTCCGTGGTACCCGCGGCGCTGGCGGTCGCCGAAGCGCACGGGGCCGGTGGCGCCGCGCTGCTGGACGCCATCGCGGTCGGCGTCGAGATCACCGTCCGTGTCGGAATGGCCGGGTACAACGACGATCTCGGGAATTCCGTCTTCTTCGAACGGGGACTGCACGCCACCGCCATCTGCGGAACACTCGGCGGTGCGGCGGCGGCCGCCATGCTGTCCGGACTCGATGCCGCGGGGATCGCCGATGCGATCGGCATCGCCGCGAGCATGGGGTCGGGTCTGCTGGAGGCGAATCGGACCGGCGGCACGGTCAAGCGGGTGCATTGCGGCTGGGCGGCACACGCGGCGGTCACCGCCGCCGCACTCGCCCGTGCCGGACTCACCGGACCGCCGACGGTATTCGAGGGCCGATTCGGATTGCTGCAGGCGTTCTGCGGTGACCAGGCACATGTCGGCGCGATCGTGGACGGCCTCGGCACCGAATGGGAACTACCCAACGTCTTCTTCAAGCCCTACCCGTGCAACCACTTCACCCACGCGGGCATCGATGCCGCGCTGCGCTTACGAAAACGTGGCGTCCGCGCGGACGACATCGCCGCACTCGAACTCGGTGCCCCGACAGCGGCCCTGCGCACCATCGGCGAACCCGCGGCGGCCAAAGCACGGCCCGAGTCCGGTTACCACGCGGCCTTTTCCGGCCCATACACCGTCGCGTCGGCCCTGCTCGGCGGCGGCGGGCTCGGCCTGTTCCACGAGGACTTCACCGACCAGTCCGCCCGTGACCCCGCCCGGCTCGCACTGGCCGCACGCGTCCGCTGCGTCCCGGATACCCGCTGCGACGAGATATTTCCGCACCAGTTCCCCGCGGTACTCACCGCCAGCCTGCACGACGGCCACACCTTGACCGAACGGATCGACGTCAACCGAGGCGGCCCCGCGAACCCCCTCTCCGCCGACGAACTAGCCACCAAGTTCCGCCTCAACACCGAATCCCTGTTGACCCCCACCCAGGCCGCGGACGTCAGCGACGGTGTCTATCGCCTAGCGAATACCGACGATCTGACGACGCTATTGAAACTCCTCCACGGGCCCCGGTATAAGGGGTCGACATCTGTTCGGGGCGGTGCCAGGCTTCCCGGCAGCGGCGCGGGCCGGGAATGA
- a CDS encoding PPOX class F420-dependent oxidoreductase: protein MELDDDARALIGAGADATLVTINPDGSPQVSVVWVALQSTPDGDELVTAHLGEYQKVRNVRRDPRVAVTILSAERGEIMRPYLSIKGTARIVEGGAPELLKELAKTLASPGVDFPPDNAPPGLLTRIRIDKVGGIGPWAA, encoded by the coding sequence ATGGAACTCGACGACGACGCTCGCGCACTCATCGGGGCCGGTGCCGACGCAACGCTGGTCACGATCAATCCTGACGGCAGCCCGCAGGTCAGCGTGGTGTGGGTGGCACTGCAATCGACACCGGATGGGGACGAGCTCGTCACCGCCCACCTCGGGGAATATCAGAAGGTCCGCAACGTCCGTCGTGACCCTCGGGTCGCGGTGACGATCCTGTCTGCCGAGCGCGGCGAGATAATGCGGCCGTACTTGTCGATCAAGGGCACCGCGCGGATCGTCGAGGGCGGCGCACCCGAACTGCTCAAAGAACTGGCGAAGACCCTGGCCAGTCCGGGGGTCGACTTCCCGCCGGACAACGCACCCCCGGGCCTGCTCACCCGCATCCGAATCGAC
- a CDS encoding cyclase family protein, with amino-acid sequence MSAPDPRAASPKVASATDPLLAAVRGGVRLIELGQPFFTGMPCSPNHPGFRMTLARRHGDAVRPDGGSAANEIIVTGGHVGTHIDALSHVSQNGALHGGVDAYEAQRGGAFGTHGAEHLPGLLRRGVLLDVARLHETDFLPGGYEITADDLQRAARQADVRPEPGDVVLIRTGWSRLFADPAAYLGSESGVPGVGVEAAQWLANHDVIATGADTTAYECVPPGAGHRVLPVHRLLLVESGIYIIEHLALEELSAARRAEFVFVLAPLRIVGGTGSPVRPLAAVSR; translated from the coding sequence ATGAGCGCACCGGATCCGCGGGCCGCCTCGCCGAAGGTGGCAAGTGCGACAGACCCTCTGCTGGCCGCGGTGCGCGGCGGCGTGCGGCTGATCGAGCTGGGGCAGCCGTTCTTCACCGGGATGCCTTGTTCGCCGAATCATCCCGGCTTCCGAATGACGTTGGCGCGCAGGCATGGTGATGCGGTGCGGCCGGACGGTGGCTCGGCCGCCAACGAGATCATCGTGACCGGTGGGCATGTCGGCACGCACATCGACGCACTCAGCCATGTCAGCCAGAACGGTGCCCTGCACGGTGGTGTCGACGCCTACGAAGCGCAACGCGGCGGCGCGTTCGGCACACATGGCGCCGAGCACCTGCCCGGGCTGCTGCGTCGGGGCGTGCTGCTGGATGTCGCGCGCCTGCACGAAACCGACTTCCTGCCCGGCGGCTACGAGATCACCGCGGATGATCTCCAGCGCGCGGCACGTCAAGCGGATGTACGCCCGGAGCCCGGCGACGTTGTCCTGATCCGAACCGGGTGGTCCCGGCTCTTCGCCGACCCCGCCGCCTACCTTGGCAGCGAATCCGGCGTTCCCGGCGTCGGTGTCGAGGCCGCTCAGTGGTTGGCCAACCATGATGTGATCGCTACCGGTGCGGATACCACCGCCTACGAATGCGTTCCACCCGGTGCGGGGCATCGCGTGCTGCCCGTGCATCGGCTCCTCCTCGTCGAGTCCGGCATCTACATCATCGAGCACCTTGCGCTGGAAGAGCTTTCAGCGGCACGCCGCGCCGAGTTCGTCTTCGTACTCGCCCCGCTGCGCATCGTCGGCGGCACCGGCTCTCCGGTCCGCCCCCTCGCGGCGGTCAGCCGGTGA